The Thermodesulfobacteriota bacterium genome has a window encoding:
- a CDS encoding lipopolysaccharide kinase InaA family protein translates to MTVDQRKTYESYHFGFSFELTYQHFQHLIKLFQTPSKMSNSILGGRSSVLIDEMNKIGPVAVKYYHRGGIVRHFIKKRYLKWGKTRGQKEYELLQKVRNIGISAPEPIAFAYFGRIFYQAWLVTREIKCHQTLAELSLSNKKRALLTMKHVIQQTAILIENRILHVDLHPGNVIVDNQDRVYILDFDKGSIFSGNKNVLKSRYIRRWNRAIKKHRLPKMLIELMYNGLNHKINHR, encoded by the coding sequence ATGACTGTAGATCAAAGGAAAACATATGAGTCTTATCATTTTGGATTTTCATTTGAGCTGACCTACCAGCACTTTCAGCACCTAATAAAACTGTTTCAAACACCCTCAAAAATGTCTAATTCTATTCTTGGAGGAAGAAGTTCGGTTTTAATTGATGAAATGAATAAAATAGGACCGGTGGCTGTTAAATATTACCACCGAGGAGGTATTGTTAGACATTTTATTAAAAAACGATATCTCAAATGGGGAAAAACCCGAGGCCAAAAAGAGTATGAACTCCTGCAAAAAGTGAGAAATATTGGAATAAGTGCCCCTGAGCCCATCGCCTTTGCTTATTTTGGCCGTATTTTTTATCAAGCATGGCTTGTCACCAGAGAGATTAAATGCCACCAAACATTGGCTGAGCTAAGCTTATCAAACAAAAAGCGGGCTCTTTTGACAATGAAACATGTTATACAACAGACTGCCATACTTATTGAAAACCGCATATTACATGTCGATTTACATCCAGGCAATGTCATTGTTGATAATCAAGACAGAGTATATATTCTCGATTTTGACAAGGGAAGTATTTTTTCTGGAAATAAAAATGTGCTTAAAAGTCGATACATCCGTCGCTGGAATCGGGCCATAAAAAAACACAGGTTACCGAAGATGCTTATTGAATTGATGTACAACGGCCTTAATCACAAAATCAATCATCGATAA
- a CDS encoding glycosyltransferase family 9 protein, whose protein sequence is MMVTTPPKILQPDPSILIILMGSLGDLIRGLCLVAHIKNNLPNSRVTWLVETAWAQIVSFQPQIDKMIVFNRPKNVFALRELYQNLSQQNFDITLDLQRHFKSGFFSLLSGAKRRIGFHRKNAKEFNWFFNNEHIENISDELSLPKWRHYLKFTEYLGLPEPSSLDFGFSSLDVKTVAQGIVTEINNPFIAVVIGTSWKTKEWFFQGYYELIDNILSSGNNKVVLLGDRSKTTYAASLCEKVDSPRLINIVGKTSLLELAAILKDATAGVGPDSGPAHLAAAVGTPFVTLFGPTPSKRMAPYKCEHLVVKTDISCAPCYKKKCPELDRRCMRLISAEAVMGKLTEALAMDRMD, encoded by the coding sequence ATGATGGTTACAACTCCTCCAAAAATACTACAACCAGACCCCTCGATTCTTATTATCTTAATGGGATCTTTGGGAGATTTGATAAGAGGGCTTTGTCTGGTAGCGCATATAAAAAATAATCTCCCCAACAGCAGAGTAACATGGCTGGTGGAAACGGCGTGGGCACAAATTGTGTCCTTTCAACCCCAGATTGATAAAATGATCGTGTTTAACCGTCCAAAAAATGTTTTCGCTTTACGGGAGCTCTACCAAAATCTATCGCAACAGAACTTTGATATTACTCTTGATCTTCAACGTCATTTCAAGAGCGGCTTTTTTTCTCTCCTTTCAGGTGCAAAAAGAAGGATCGGCTTTCATCGTAAAAATGCAAAAGAGTTTAATTGGTTTTTCAATAACGAACATATCGAAAATATCAGCGACGAACTATCGCTTCCCAAGTGGCGGCATTATCTTAAATTTACAGAATATCTGGGGTTGCCTGAACCTTCTTCCCTTGATTTCGGTTTTTCTTCTCTTGATGTTAAAACTGTTGCCCAGGGTATCGTAACCGAAATAAACAATCCCTTTATAGCTGTTGTAATTGGAACATCCTGGAAAACAAAAGAATGGTTCTTTCAAGGGTACTATGAACTGATTGATAATATCCTGTCTTCCGGCAACAATAAGGTGGTGCTTCTCGGTGATCGATCAAAAACAACCTATGCCGCATCACTTTGCGAAAAAGTCGACTCACCCAGATTAATAAATATAGTGGGAAAAACTTCACTTCTTGAGCTTGCAGCCATACTAAAGGACGCAACGGCCGGTGTCGGCCCCGACTCAGGGCCGGCTCATTTAGCTGCAGCGGTGGGAACCCCCTTTGTAACCCTTTTCGGGCCTACCCCTTCCAAACGAATGGCACCTTATAAATGTGAACACCTTGTGGTTAAAACTGATATAAGCTGTGCCCCCTGTTATAAAAAGAAATGCCCTGAACTTGACAGGCGGTGTATGCGCCTTATCAGCGCTGAAGCGGTTATGGGAAAACTTACCGAAGCACTTGCAATGGATAGGATGGATTAG